The following coding sequences lie in one Pseudoalteromonas sp. Scap06 genomic window:
- the rnr gene encoding ribonuclease R → MSNQDPNLSREQEKYENPVPSREFILTHLQERSKPANYTQLCEELAVNDEERQIAFKRRLRAMERDGQLYFNKFKCYALIDEAGLTKGKVVGHRDGFGFLEVEGESKDWFIAKHQMNMVLHGDIVLAKGTKRGSGSKCDARIIKVLTNERAPIVGRYFVEHGIAVVVAEDPRITQDIIILPGNEKGARHNQMVQVQITQNPSRNMNAVGKVIDVLGEHLAPGMEIEVALRNHDIPHVWPEEVEQQVAHLGEFVEEADKQGRVDLRGLPLVTIDGEDARDFDDAVYCEPKKSGGWRLWVAIADVSHYVGMNTPLNKEAIERGNSVYFPEQVIPMLPKVLSNGLCSLNPEVDRLCMVAEMTVSQEGKLSGYKFYEALMNSHARLTYTKVNAILQNDEKLRKEYAAVVPHLTDLQQMYMALKAARQERGAIEFETLETRFVFNAQRKIESIVPVIRNDAHKLIEECMILANVSAAKLLEKHEASALFRVHDEPDSEKLGNFTQFLTELGIESTLSDEPTPKEITHVLARLGDRPEAELIQTMLLRSMKQAVYQPDNIGHFGLALSAYAHFTSPIRRYPDLVVHRAIKAVLKAQGQQTSGEYAYSDDEVDQLGEQCSTTERRADDATREVADWLKCEYMQDHVGTEFNGVISSVTNFGLFIRLDDLQIDGLIHVTNLGDEYFQHDAAKHCLVGEHTHTVYRLGDKVTVQVASVSLDDRRINLTLKGDVAQDRYARRRAPKKNAPASVRSQLKAGKIPGKKSASDSKKPKSGKKPASKAKAAGKSKVTADDTTAKKKTKKKAVKKPKRPGKNARKRSSPGANNS, encoded by the coding sequence ATGTCAAACCAAGATCCAAATCTCAGTCGAGAACAAGAAAAGTACGAAAACCCAGTCCCTAGTCGTGAGTTTATACTTACTCACCTTCAAGAGCGTTCAAAACCTGCTAATTACACGCAACTATGCGAAGAACTCGCGGTCAACGATGAAGAACGACAAATAGCATTTAAGCGCCGACTTCGTGCCATGGAGCGCGACGGGCAATTGTATTTTAATAAATTTAAATGTTATGCCCTGATTGACGAAGCCGGTTTAACCAAAGGCAAAGTTGTCGGTCACAGAGACGGTTTTGGCTTTTTAGAAGTTGAAGGCGAGAGCAAAGACTGGTTTATTGCCAAGCATCAAATGAATATGGTGCTACATGGCGACATTGTTCTTGCGAAAGGCACTAAGCGTGGTTCAGGCTCAAAATGCGATGCCCGTATTATTAAAGTGCTTACTAATGAGCGAGCGCCTATTGTTGGCCGCTATTTTGTTGAGCATGGTATTGCTGTGGTGGTTGCTGAAGATCCGCGCATTACCCAAGATATTATTATTTTACCGGGTAACGAAAAAGGCGCACGCCACAACCAAATGGTGCAAGTGCAAATAACTCAAAATCCAAGCCGCAATATGAATGCGGTAGGTAAAGTGATTGACGTACTGGGCGAGCATTTAGCGCCGGGTATGGAAATTGAAGTTGCGCTGCGTAATCACGATATTCCACATGTGTGGCCTGAAGAAGTTGAGCAGCAAGTTGCCCACTTAGGTGAATTTGTTGAAGAAGCCGATAAGCAAGGCCGTGTTGATTTACGCGGCTTACCACTTGTCACTATTGATGGCGAAGACGCTCGCGACTTTGATGACGCTGTTTATTGTGAACCTAAAAAATCAGGTGGCTGGCGTTTATGGGTAGCCATTGCCGATGTATCCCATTATGTAGGTATGAACACGCCGCTTAACAAAGAAGCGATAGAGCGCGGTAATTCAGTGTATTTCCCTGAGCAAGTTATTCCAATGCTGCCAAAAGTATTGTCTAACGGTTTGTGTTCGCTTAACCCTGAGGTTGATCGCCTGTGTATGGTTGCAGAAATGACCGTATCGCAAGAGGGTAAGCTGTCGGGCTATAAGTTTTACGAAGCACTAATGAATTCGCATGCTCGTTTAACCTACACCAAAGTAAATGCCATTTTACAAAATGACGAAAAGCTCCGTAAAGAATACGCAGCTGTAGTGCCACATTTAACTGACTTACAGCAAATGTACATGGCATTAAAAGCAGCACGCCAAGAGCGTGGTGCAATTGAATTTGAAACACTCGAAACTCGTTTTGTATTTAACGCACAACGTAAAATAGAATCTATTGTGCCGGTTATTCGTAATGATGCGCATAAGCTGATTGAAGAATGTATGATTTTAGCTAATGTTTCGGCGGCTAAATTACTTGAGAAACACGAAGCAAGTGCATTGTTTAGGGTACATGATGAACCCGATAGCGAAAAACTGGGTAACTTTACTCAGTTTTTAACTGAGCTAGGTATTGAAAGCACGCTAAGCGACGAACCCACCCCGAAAGAAATTACTCATGTATTGGCTCGTTTAGGGGATCGTCCTGAAGCTGAACTTATTCAAACTATGCTGCTGCGCTCAATGAAGCAAGCGGTATATCAGCCAGATAACATAGGTCACTTTGGTTTAGCATTATCGGCCTACGCACACTTTACCTCGCCAATTCGCCGTTACCCCGATTTAGTGGTACACCGTGCAATTAAAGCGGTATTAAAAGCGCAAGGTCAACAAACGTCAGGTGAATACGCTTACAGCGATGATGAAGTCGATCAACTTGGTGAGCAGTGTTCTACCACTGAGCGCCGCGCAGACGATGCCACCCGTGAAGTAGCCGATTGGCTAAAATGTGAATACATGCAAGATCATGTAGGCACGGAGTTTAACGGGGTTATTTCATCGGTTACTAATTTTGGTTTATTTATTCGTTTAGATGATTTGCAAATTGATGGATTAATTCATGTTACCAATTTAGGTGATGAATACTTCCAACATGATGCGGCTAAACATTGCTTGGTGGGTGAACACACACATACGGTTTATCGTTTAGGCGATAAAGTAACTGTACAAGTTGCCTCGGTAAGCTTAGATGATCGCCGAATTAACTTAACGCTTAAAGGCGATGTGGCTCAAGATCGTTATGCGCGTCGTCGTGCGCCAAAAAAGAATGCCCCAGCAAGTGTTCGCTCGCAACTTAAAGCCGGTAAAATACCGGGTAAAAAGTCAGCAAGCGACAGTAAAAAACCAAAAAGTGGAAAAAAGCCTGCAAGTAAAGCTAAGGCAGCGGGTAAATCTAAAGTAACAGCGGATGACACCACCGCGAAGAAAAAAACCAAAAAGAAAGCGGTCAAAAAGCCTAAAAGACCAGGTAAAAATGCCCGTAAACGTAGTAGCCCAGGAGCAAACAATTCGTGA
- the rlmB gene encoding 23S rRNA (guanosine(2251)-2'-O)-methyltransferase RlmB, whose product MSNELIFGFHSVEAILAKEPERFIEIYALKGRDDKRLSPVIEQARQFGISVQFMQRKALDNKAKDEQHQGIIANVKAARVFNEKDLDEIIEREDTPFLLVLDGITDPHNLGACLRSADAAGVHAVIVPKDKSAKLNGTARKVACGAAETVPLIQVTNLARTLREIKDAGVWVVGTAGETDTHVFDASLTGPMAIVMGAEGEGMRRLTREHCDVLVKIPMAGTVSSLNVSVATGICLFEVLRQRAETN is encoded by the coding sequence GTGAGTAATGAATTAATTTTTGGCTTTCACTCTGTTGAAGCAATTTTAGCAAAAGAGCCAGAGCGCTTTATAGAAATATACGCCCTTAAGGGACGTGATGATAAGCGTCTATCGCCTGTGATTGAGCAAGCGCGTCAGTTTGGTATTTCAGTACAGTTTATGCAACGAAAAGCGCTTGATAACAAAGCGAAAGATGAACAGCATCAAGGCATTATTGCCAACGTAAAAGCGGCGCGAGTGTTTAATGAAAAAGATCTCGATGAGATCATTGAACGCGAAGACACGCCATTTTTACTGGTACTTGATGGCATTACCGATCCGCATAATTTAGGTGCTTGCTTACGTAGTGCCGATGCAGCGGGCGTACATGCGGTGATTGTTCCTAAAGACAAATCAGCAAAGCTTAATGGCACAGCACGTAAAGTAGCCTGTGGCGCAGCAGAAACGGTACCGCTTATTCAGGTAACTAACCTTGCACGTACATTACGTGAAATAAAAGACGCGGGCGTTTGGGTTGTAGGTACTGCCGGTGAAACCGACACACATGTATTTGATGCCAGCTTAACAGGCCCAATGGCGATTGTGATGGGTGCTGAAGGCGAGGGCATGCGCCGCTTAACACGTGAGCATTGTGATGTGCTCGTTAAAATCCCAATGGCAGGCACGGTTTCAAGTTTAAATGTATCGGTAGCAACCGGCATTTGTTTATTTGAAGTGTTACGCCAGCGCGCAGAAACAAATTAA
- a CDS encoding TonB-dependent receptor domain-containing protein, with protein MSHKFLVSSLTAAVALSLSATAMAKDAGGVERNFEQITVIGSQAAINDIPGSATFISDEELQKFEFTDISRVLASVPGVYVQEEDGYGLRPNIGMRGTGTGRNDKISVMEDGVLVAPAPYSAPSAYYFPTMGRMESIEVLKGAASVKYGPRTTGGVLNLLSRSLPTEANSSMGMVDAALGSDGYYKGHAYFAKEKNNTAGLIEVFSYGADGFKELPVGDDNTGFEKNDVLVKFGHTFGENDAHNIEFKAKYSEETSDETYMGLTNADYQENPNRRYAASQNDEMNTRHNAYQVNYAYRFGEGYEFLATAYLNDFHRNWYKASKVSESYLEQYSEFEANPTAEGIENIGVKANNRDYQAKGVQSELHIPAGDHYITVGVRYHEDEMDRFQWEDKYTLNQDLSMTLTSQGAPGSNSNRLDSAKASTLFIQDEWTMDALVVSAGLRYEDITITREEWAKSDPTRSQGLTKDISNDTEILVPSLGATYTLNDNVTLLAGIQKGYAPAAPGNADQDEEESVNIEFGSRFNANGFNGEVIAFYSDYDNMHGNCTAAVGCSDDNIGDQYNYGEVEVSGFEFSAGRTFNTASVAFPVKLTYTYTDSEFKNTFDSEIWGSVEKGDAMPYVPENQVALSFGAEVNNFVVNSQIRYVSDAHADLSDSGLNAIDSRVVWDLAAKYLIDENQKVYLSVDNLFDKTYIANRANGGIQPGKPRSVQMGYSYSF; from the coding sequence ATGTCACATAAATTTTTAGTTTCCTCGTTAACTGCAGCCGTAGCGCTGTCTTTAAGTGCTACAGCAATGGCAAAAGATGCCGGCGGCGTTGAACGCAACTTTGAACAAATTACCGTTATTGGCTCACAAGCAGCAATTAACGATATTCCAGGATCGGCTACATTTATCTCTGATGAAGAATTGCAAAAATTCGAATTTACCGATATTTCTCGCGTATTAGCATCAGTACCAGGTGTATACGTTCAAGAAGAAGATGGCTATGGTCTGCGTCCTAACATTGGTATGCGTGGCACAGGTACTGGCCGTAACGATAAAATTTCAGTAATGGAAGACGGCGTACTCGTTGCACCAGCTCCTTATTCTGCACCATCGGCTTATTACTTCCCGACTATGGGTCGTATGGAATCTATTGAAGTATTAAAAGGTGCTGCCTCAGTTAAATATGGCCCGCGCACTACCGGTGGTGTATTAAATTTACTTTCTCGCAGCTTACCAACTGAAGCAAATAGCTCTATGGGTATGGTTGACGCGGCACTTGGTAGCGATGGTTACTATAAAGGTCACGCTTACTTCGCTAAAGAAAAAAATAACACTGCTGGCTTAATTGAAGTGTTTTCTTACGGCGCTGATGGTTTTAAAGAATTACCTGTAGGCGATGACAACACTGGTTTTGAAAAAAATGACGTACTGGTAAAATTTGGCCATACCTTTGGTGAAAACGATGCCCACAACATTGAGTTTAAAGCTAAGTACTCTGAAGAAACATCAGACGAAACGTACATGGGCTTAACTAACGCCGATTACCAAGAAAATCCTAACCGTCGTTATGCGGCATCGCAAAACGATGAGATGAACACTCGTCACAATGCATACCAAGTAAACTATGCATATCGCTTTGGTGAAGGTTACGAATTTTTAGCAACCGCTTATCTAAATGACTTCCACCGTAACTGGTACAAAGCCAGTAAAGTAAGCGAAAGCTACCTTGAGCAATACAGTGAATTTGAAGCAAACCCAACGGCTGAAGGCATCGAAAACATAGGTGTTAAAGCTAATAACCGCGACTACCAAGCCAAAGGCGTGCAGTCTGAATTACACATTCCAGCGGGCGATCACTACATTACGGTTGGCGTACGTTACCACGAAGATGAAATGGATCGTTTCCAGTGGGAAGACAAATACACGCTTAATCAAGATTTAAGCATGACTCTTACTTCGCAAGGCGCACCTGGCTCTAATAGCAATCGCTTAGACAGCGCAAAAGCAAGCACCCTATTTATTCAAGACGAATGGACAATGGATGCATTAGTAGTGAGTGCAGGTCTGCGTTATGAAGACATTACTATTACCCGTGAAGAATGGGCTAAATCAGATCCAACTCGTAGCCAAGGCTTAACGAAAGACATTTCAAACGATACTGAAATTTTAGTACCGTCTTTAGGTGCTACTTACACACTTAACGACAACGTAACGTTACTTGCAGGCATTCAAAAAGGTTATGCACCCGCAGCGCCAGGCAATGCAGACCAAGACGAAGAAGAAAGCGTCAACATTGAGTTTGGTTCTCGTTTTAATGCAAACGGCTTTAACGGTGAAGTGATTGCATTCTACTCTGATTACGACAACATGCATGGTAACTGTACTGCTGCAGTAGGTTGTAGCGACGATAACATTGGCGACCAATACAACTACGGTGAAGTAGAAGTATCGGGCTTTGAATTTAGCGCTGGTCGAACGTTTAATACTGCATCAGTTGCGTTCCCAGTTAAACTGACTTACACCTACACTGATTCAGAGTTTAAAAACACATTTGATTCAGAAATTTGGGGCTCTGTAGAAAAAGGCGATGCAATGCCTTACGTACCAGAAAACCAAGTTGCTTTATCATTTGGTGCCGAAGTGAATAACTTTGTTGTTAACAGCCAAATACGTTACGTATCGGATGCACATGCTGACCTTTCTGACTCAGGCTTAAATGCGATTGATAGTCGTGTTGTATGGGATTTAGCTGCTAAGTACTTAATTGATGAAAATCAAAAAGTATACCTAAGCGTTGATAACCTGTTTGATAAAACCTACATTGCTAACCGCGCAAATGGCGGTATTCAACCTGGTAAGCCACGCTCAGTACAAATGGGTTACTCTTACAGCTTTTAA
- a CDS encoding LysR family transcriptional regulator: MKNISTDSLRTFVMVVEVGGFAKAGDLLGLSQPAVSLQVKRLEDLLGYKLFKKQGQRQVLNQYGELLLPMAKQMVQHNDAILQLFTSESVTGKVRLGIPSEFAARILPSIIGDFVALYPEVSLEVKSRLSKHLLSDERQDQFDLVLALNEQLDSEKFPIFIQDQLVWVGDLSLAQNETVTLVTAPEGCIYRRRATQALEKAGIKYRIVYSNADLTGLIAALKEGLGITVLAKSTVPNDLAYHLHTKHLPALGSIGISLVKTASEPENAVFKLAEFIKLRLGYPTA, encoded by the coding sequence ATGAAAAATATTTCAACCGACAGTTTACGAACTTTTGTTATGGTGGTTGAGGTTGGTGGATTTGCCAAAGCAGGCGATTTACTTGGCCTTTCGCAACCTGCGGTGAGCTTACAAGTAAAACGCTTAGAAGACTTACTCGGCTATAAATTATTTAAAAAGCAGGGGCAACGACAAGTGCTCAACCAATATGGCGAGTTATTACTGCCGATGGCAAAGCAAATGGTGCAGCATAACGATGCCATTTTGCAGTTGTTCACCTCAGAAAGTGTAACTGGTAAAGTGCGCTTGGGGATCCCTAGCGAATTTGCCGCGCGTATTTTGCCCTCCATTATTGGCGATTTTGTAGCGCTCTACCCTGAGGTATCACTTGAAGTAAAATCACGTTTAAGTAAACACCTACTCTCTGATGAGCGCCAAGATCAATTTGATTTAGTGTTAGCGCTTAACGAGCAACTAGACTCAGAAAAATTCCCTATTTTTATTCAAGACCAATTAGTGTGGGTGGGCGACCTATCACTGGCACAAAATGAAACCGTAACCTTAGTGACCGCCCCTGAGGGCTGTATTTATCGACGCAGAGCAACTCAGGCGCTTGAAAAAGCAGGCATTAAATATCGTATTGTTTACAGTAATGCCGATTTAACCGGTTTAATTGCCGCATTAAAAGAAGGCTTAGGTATAACAGTGCTCGCAAAAAGTACCGTACCTAACGATTTAGCCTATCACTTACACACTAAACATTTACCTGCGCTTGGTAGCATAGGTATTAGTTTAGTAAAAACCGCCAGCGAACCTGAAAACGCGGTATTTAAACTCGCCGAATTTATTAAGCTGCGCTTAGGCTATCCCACTGCTTAA
- the gcvT gene encoding glycine cleavage system aminomethyltransferase GcvT — protein sequence MTSKTVLHAKHLEAGAKMVDFHGWEMPINYGSQIEEHNAVRNDAGMFDVSHMTIVDIQGEQAQAFLRKLVANDVAKLTVPGKALYTGMLNEQGGVIDDLIIYYFSETFYRLVVNSATREKDLAHLAKVSSDFAVTVTERPEYAMIAVQGPNARAKTAQVLNADQQAAVEGMKPFFGVQAGDLFIATTGYTGEDGYEIVVPNEQAADLWQQLLDAGVAPAGLGARDTLRLEAGMNLYGLDMDESVSPLAANMAWTIAWEPEDRDFIGRDVLVKQRAEKSTHKQVGLILEEKGVLRSGSKVIVDGGEGVITSGTFSPTLGYSVALARVPRSTGDTAQVEMRKKLVNVKVVKSGFVRNGKSII from the coding sequence ATGACTTCTAAAACAGTATTACATGCAAAGCATCTTGAAGCCGGCGCAAAAATGGTTGATTTTCATGGCTGGGAAATGCCAATTAACTACGGCTCACAAATAGAAGAACACAACGCCGTACGTAACGATGCGGGTATGTTCGACGTATCACACATGACCATTGTTGATATACAAGGTGAGCAAGCACAAGCATTTTTACGCAAGCTAGTAGCTAACGATGTTGCTAAGTTAACCGTACCAGGTAAAGCGCTTTACACTGGCATGCTTAACGAGCAAGGCGGCGTAATCGATGACTTAATTATTTACTACTTTAGCGAAACATTTTATCGCTTAGTGGTTAACTCAGCGACCCGTGAAAAAGATTTAGCACATTTGGCTAAGGTGTCGAGCGATTTTGCTGTAACGGTTACTGAGCGCCCAGAATACGCCATGATTGCGGTTCAAGGCCCTAATGCACGTGCTAAAACAGCCCAGGTATTAAACGCAGACCAGCAAGCTGCAGTAGAAGGCATGAAGCCATTTTTTGGTGTTCAAGCCGGTGATTTATTTATTGCTACAACAGGTTATACTGGCGAAGACGGTTACGAAATTGTAGTACCAAACGAGCAAGCCGCCGATTTATGGCAGCAATTGCTTGATGCCGGTGTAGCGCCTGCGGGCTTAGGCGCGCGCGATACACTGCGTTTAGAAGCCGGTATGAACCTTTACGGCCTAGATATGGACGAAAGCGTATCACCACTGGCTGCTAACATGGCATGGACTATTGCATGGGAACCAGAAGATCGTGACTTTATTGGTCGTGATGTTTTGGTAAAACAACGTGCAGAAAAAAGCACTCACAAGCAAGTAGGTCTTATTCTTGAAGAAAAAGGCGTGCTACGCAGTGGTTCTAAAGTAATTGTTGATGGTGGCGAAGGTGTTATTACATCTGGCACATTCTCACCAACATTGGGCTATAGTGTTGCATTAGCACGTGTACCTCGTTCAACCGGCGACACGGCTCAAGTAGAAATGCGTAAAAAATTAGTTAACGTAAAAGTTGTTAAATCGGGCTTTGTACGTAACGGTAAATCAATAATCTAA
- the gcvH gene encoding glycine cleavage system protein GcvH — translation MSNIPSELKYAPSHEWVRNEGDGTYTVGISEHAQELLGDMVFVELPEVGDEVDAGEDCAVAESVKAASDIYAPISGEIVAINEELEDAPETVNNDAYGDGWLFRIKASEESELDNLLDAEGYAHTIDED, via the coding sequence ATGAGCAATATCCCTAGCGAGTTAAAATACGCACCTTCACACGAGTGGGTTCGTAACGAAGGCGACGGCACTTACACTGTTGGTATTTCTGAGCATGCGCAAGAGCTGCTTGGCGACATGGTATTTGTTGAATTACCAGAAGTAGGCGACGAAGTAGATGCTGGCGAAGACTGTGCAGTAGCAGAGTCAGTAAAAGCGGCATCAGACATTTACGCGCCAATCAGTGGTGAAATTGTTGCCATTAACGAAGAGCTAGAAGATGCGCCTGAAACAGTAAACAACGACGCATACGGCGACGGTTGGTTATTCCGTATTAAAGCGTCAGAAGAGTCTGAGTTAGATAATTTATTAGACGCTGAAGGTTACGCGCATACAATTGACGAAGACTAA
- the gcvP gene encoding aminomethyl-transferring glycine dehydrogenase, producing MSNAKSLEQLEQKQDFIRRHIGPSPAQVNDMLSALEVSSVEELIGQTVPAGIRLEQGLNIGESRTEVETLSYLKSVASKNKVFKSYIGQGYHPTHVPHVILRNVLENPGWYTAYTPYQPEIAQGRLESLLNFQTMTLDITGLDLASASLLDESTAAAEAMGLAKRVSKAKKANAFFIADDVHTQTIDVVSTRAEQFGFEIIVGKAADAVNHDIFGALFQYPSTSGEIVDITDLIAGVQSKKAIACVAADIMSLLLLKAPGKLGADVVLGSAQRFGVPMGYGGPHAAFFATRDAYKRSLPGRIIGVSKDRLGNDALRMAMQTREQHIRRDKANSNICTAQVLLANMAAFYAVYHGPQGLKTIAQRIHRFADILATGLKAKGVALKHTTWFDTLTVVDENKADVIARAVAKGVNFATNHAGEYSISVSETTTRADVAELFDIILGEGHGLSVDAIAADVEANGSDSIPASLVRDDEILTHPNFNSYHSETDMLRYIKRLENKDLALNHSMISLGSCTMKLNATAEMIPITWPEFANLHPFCPLDQAEGYQIMIGELHDWLVNITGYDAVSLQPNSGAQGEYAGLIAIRKYHESRGDAHRNVCLIPSSAHGTNPASAQMASMKIVVVNCDKNGNIDMEDLKAKAEEVSENLSCAMVTYPSTHGVYEETIRELCEIVHQHGGQVYMDGANMNAQVGVTSPGFIGSDVSHLNLHKTFCIPHGGGGPGVGPIGVKSHLAPFMPNHSVINVPGTNEGNGAVSAAPYGSAAILPISWAYIAMMGSEGLKQATEMAIVNANYLSNELSKHFPILYRGRNNRVAHECIIDLRPLKEASGITEMDVAKRLQDYGFHSPTMSFPVAGTLMIEPTESESKGEIDRFIEAMVSIKGEIDKIISGEWSIENNPLVFAPHTQADVLGNEWDRAYDRFYAAFPVPAVAKDKFWPTVTRIDDVYGDRNLVCACPPIETYRD from the coding sequence ATGTCAAACGCCAAATCTCTTGAACAATTAGAGCAAAAGCAAGATTTTATTCGCCGCCATATTGGGCCAAGCCCAGCGCAAGTAAACGACATGCTTAGCGCTCTTGAAGTATCGAGCGTTGAAGAGCTGATCGGTCAAACTGTACCTGCTGGTATTCGTCTTGAGCAAGGTCTTAATATCGGCGAAAGCCGCACCGAAGTTGAAACACTAAGCTACTTAAAATCAGTAGCAAGCAAAAATAAAGTTTTCAAATCGTATATTGGCCAAGGCTACCACCCAACTCACGTACCGCACGTAATTTTACGTAACGTACTTGAAAACCCGGGTTGGTATACAGCGTACACACCGTATCAGCCAGAGATTGCACAAGGGCGTTTAGAGTCACTATTAAATTTCCAGACTATGACCCTAGATATTACCGGCCTAGATTTAGCAAGTGCCTCACTGCTTGACGAATCAACCGCTGCAGCCGAAGCTATGGGCCTTGCAAAACGTGTATCTAAAGCTAAAAAAGCCAATGCGTTCTTTATTGCCGACGACGTACACACGCAAACCATTGACGTAGTGAGCACCCGTGCAGAGCAATTTGGTTTTGAAATTATTGTAGGTAAAGCCGCCGATGCTGTTAACCACGATATTTTTGGTGCGTTATTCCAATACCCGTCAACATCAGGCGAAATTGTTGATATAACTGACCTAATAGCTGGCGTACAAAGCAAAAAAGCGATTGCCTGTGTAGCTGCCGATATCATGAGCTTATTACTATTAAAAGCGCCAGGTAAATTAGGCGCCGACGTAGTACTGGGTTCAGCGCAGCGTTTTGGCGTACCTATGGGTTACGGCGGTCCACATGCTGCATTTTTTGCAACACGTGATGCGTACAAACGTTCATTACCGGGTCGTATTATTGGTGTATCAAAAGACCGTTTAGGTAACGATGCATTACGTATGGCAATGCAAACTCGCGAGCAACATATTCGCCGCGACAAAGCCAATTCAAACATTTGTACTGCGCAAGTATTATTAGCGAACATGGCTGCGTTTTATGCGGTATACCATGGCCCGCAAGGCTTAAAAACCATTGCACAACGCATTCACCGTTTTGCTGATATTTTAGCAACTGGCTTAAAAGCAAAAGGTGTGGCACTTAAGCACACTACTTGGTTTGACACATTAACAGTGGTTGATGAAAACAAAGCCGACGTGATTGCGCGTGCTGTAGCTAAAGGTGTTAACTTTGCTACTAACCATGCAGGTGAATACTCAATTTCAGTATCTGAAACCACAACCCGTGCAGACGTTGCTGAGTTATTTGATATTATTTTAGGCGAAGGCCATGGCCTAAGCGTAGATGCGATTGCTGCTGATGTTGAAGCAAATGGCAGCGACTCTATTCCTGCAAGCCTAGTGCGTGATGATGAAATACTAACGCATCCAAACTTTAACAGCTACCACAGTGAAACAGACATGCTTCGCTATATTAAGCGCCTTGAAAACAAAGATTTAGCACTTAATCATTCTATGATCTCGTTAGGTTCATGTACCATGAAACTAAACGCGACCGCTGAAATGATCCCAATTACCTGGCCTGAGTTTGCTAACCTTCACCCATTCTGCCCGCTAGACCAAGCAGAAGGTTACCAAATCATGATAGGCGAACTACATGATTGGTTGGTTAACATTACCGGTTACGATGCCGTATCACTACAGCCAAACTCTGGCGCACAAGGTGAATACGCAGGCCTTATCGCCATTCGTAAATACCACGAGTCACGAGGGGACGCGCACCGTAACGTATGTTTAATCCCAAGTTCTGCACACGGTACTAACCCAGCATCGGCACAAATGGCCAGCATGAAAATTGTGGTTGTTAACTGTGATAAAAACGGCAACATCGACATGGAAGACTTAAAAGCGAAAGCTGAAGAAGTCTCTGAAAATCTATCATGTGCCATGGTAACGTACCCATCTACCCACGGTGTATACGAAGAAACGATTCGTGAGTTATGTGAAATTGTTCACCAGCATGGTGGCCAAGTTTACATGGATGGCGCAAACATGAACGCGCAAGTAGGTGTTACTAGCCCAGGCTTTATTGGCTCAGACGTATCGCACTTAAACTTACACAAAACCTTCTGTATTCCACACGGCGGCGGTGGCCCAGGTGTTGGCCCAATTGGTGTTAAATCGCACCTTGCGCCATTTATGCCAAACCACAGCGTAATTAACGTACCAGGTACTAATGAAGGAAATGGTGCAGTATCGGCAGCGCCTTACGGCTCTGCAGCTATTTTACCTATTTCATGGGCTTACATTGCTATGATGGGCTCTGAAGGCTTAAAACAAGCGACAGAAATGGCGATTGTAAATGCTAACTACTTAAGCAATGAGCTCAGCAAGCACTTCCCAATTTTATACCGTGGCCGTAATAATCGCGTTGCTCACGAATGTATTATTGACCTACGCCCATTAAAAGAAGCCTCAGGCATTACAGAAATGGACGTTGCTAAGCGCTTACAAGATTATGGTTTCCACTCACCAACAATGTCGTTCCCTGTAGCGGGCACATTAATGATTGAGCCAACTGAATCTGAGTCTAAGGGCGAGATTGACCGCTTTATCGAAGCGATGGTATCGATTAAAGGTGAAATTGATAAAATCATTTCAGGTGAATGGTCTATCGAAAATAATCCACTGGTATTTGCACCGCACACACAAGCTGATGTGTTAGGTAATGAATGGGACCGCGCGTATGACCGTTTTTACGCTGCCTTCCCAGTACCAGCAGTTGCTAAAGATAAGTTCTGGCCAACCGTTACACGTATCGATGACGTATATGGCGACCGTAATTTAGTATGTGCATGTCCTCCGATTGAGACATATCGCGACTAA